The segment tgatttatattgtcgtttgattttttgattttgagacatgttcatgatggtttatggattgatatgatattgacaatgttttctgtaaacgattttataaattacttaattatgaacgaaatttttagactcgaaatttgggatgttacaaagtgATCATTGAAATCGTAATTACACGTTATTGTAATTCATACGAAAAAATAGTTAATTCATAGAAGTTAAAAAAACGATTTCAAaggaaaaaaatcaaagaaatcgTGTTTCCCAAAAAAAGATAAAATGTGGCTGCAACATCCTAAGATGTTTCAATTCACAGGTGAATGTGCATGTTACTTTTGTTTGGTTTGCTATAACGCCTTTCACAATTCACCAATGATTTCACTTTCAACTACTATGGCCTTTATCAGAAATTTAAGTGGTGTCTGATCGAACAATTCTTGAATTGGGAAAAgtgattattatataaatatattaattttgcATATGTTTTCTGTTCCGATTGTTTACCAACAGATTTTTTTTACGTGTTCTGTTATTATCTATGCTGCTTTTGTTTGATCAAATTTAGTTAAATTTTTTGCTTTTGATCTAATGAAAAAGTTAGGTCATCTCTAAAAAGTTACTCGCATGCCATTAATAGGGTCAACTTGCCGTTGTCTTTTACTTGTGGTTTTATGCAGGCCATGGTGCTTGAAACTGAAGCAACTGATAAGGCTATAAAACcgtatataaataaaaatgttgaCATAAACAATTTCGTGGAAGCAACATATGAAACTGAAGAACTTAGCGATTTCGGTGTGAACATTAAAATTGACaaagatgatgttgatgatgaaaggatactgggaaaggtttttgATACACCTGATGATGCCTATACATTTTAtaatgattattcatttttgcatgGCTTTGGTATACGTAGAGATGACACAATTAAAAATCCTAATACAAATGAGCCCTTTCGGAAGATATATGTATGCAACAAAGAAGGTTTCAAACGGATGGACAAAAATGATTCAAGTGAAAATGAGAAAAAACGTCATAGAGATGTTAGAACTGGATGTCAAGCTATGCTTCGAATAACAAGACAAGAAGATGGAAAATGGTAGTAGACTCGTTTAATGACACACACAATCACGACTTGACCATGACACCTACGAAGGTGCTGAAGCATCGACATCATAACAATTTCCACCGTTCAATAGAAGGTAAATCTCTTATGGTGCAATTTGGTCAAGCAGGGTTGAAACCTTCTTAGATTAAAAAGGTTGTTAATACACTAAAAATCTCAAATGTAGCTGATGTAACTTCAAAGCAATGTGATAATGCTTTATCTGAGCATCGAAACAACATAGAGGAAAGGAGTTCTATGGACTTATAAAACATTTTCAAGATAAAACATTATTGACAATGATCAGTATTTTGTCGTGGATTTGTCCGATGATAGGTATCCTAGAAATATCTTTTGGGCTGATGGTAGAACAAGAGATGCCTATACAAAGTTCAGAgatgttgttgtgtttgatgtcactTATATGACTAATAAATTCAAGATTCCCTTTTCTCCCTTTATTGAGGTGAATCATCATGGGCAGTCTATACTTCTTGGTGGAGCATTGCTTGAAAATGAAAAGGAAGAGACATTTGAATGGTTACTTGAACATTTCCTCAAATGTATGTTTGACAAGTATCGAAAGGCAATTATTACCGATAGAGACAAAGCTATGGGAAATGCAATAAGAAAAGTGTTTCCAAAGACTCGACATCGCATTTGTTCATGGCATATTAGGAAGCATGAAACTGAGCACCTTCAATCATATGCTTCCCGTTACAGTGATTTTCAAGAGACGCACAAACAATGGGTAAATAGTGACGCCGTTGAACAATTTGAAACCACATGGGAAGATATGTATCTTAAGTATGAAGTGTAAAGTAATTTTTGGCTTAGTAATATGTATAACCACCGTATACATTCGTCTAAACCCTTCTTGAAGGATATTTTCTTTGCTAGTATGACTACAACCGGATGAAGTGAGAGTATCAATTCATTGTTTGATGGATTTGTTAACTCGAGGACCATGTTGAATGAATTCGTTGTACAATGCAAAAAGGTTGTTGAGTCACAAAGGGCTGCCAAAGAAGATGAAGACATCAAGACTATGAACTCGAGACCGGTTCTTTATTCAGTGAATCCGATCGAAGCAAAAGCAGGTCAATTTTATACTAGAAAGATGTTTGATACTTTCAATAAAGAATGGACCAAAGTTATTACCAGTTTGACTCACGAGACCATAACAAAAACTACAAAAGAAAGCACATATAGAGTTGGGAAATTGTATGTTGATAATAAATATTGGCGTATTATTACTTTTTGTTCTTCAAATCAAGTCAATATCACATGTTCGTGTTCTATGTATGACACAAATAGGATTTTATGCAAGCGTAACTTATATGTGATGAAGAATAAGCATGTTCAAGAGCTGCCGAGTCACTATATTTTACCGCGACGGACCCTTGATGCTAGGTACAAATTAGGTAGTGTTAGTATCGGACTCAAAGAAATAAATAATGATAATGGAGTTAGTGCCTACACATTATTTTGTATTCTTTCGAATTTTACTAAACTAATTGAACAAGCAAGGGACTCCCCTTCGGAGATACAAAAACTCAATACGATATTGATAAGTCTTTTGAATTATCAAACAAATCAAAAAAATCTATGTCTTTGGAGAATGCATCTCAAAGTTCTTGTATGGGAATTTCGCAAGTAGATATGATACCACAGTTATCTATCCATGATCCTCTTGGTCTAGTTACTACAAAAGGGCGTCCTAAACTTGCAAGTTGAATCAAGTCTTCTTTAGAAGCCCCTAAAAAATGAACATGTTCTTACTGTCAAGGATTAGTCATTATGCTACTAGTTGTTAAAAAAGAAaggtaattataataataatttagTTTTCATGATTAACAATTCTAATGATTATAttaacaattttttatttttttcatgtaTCAGGCAGATGAATCCTTGCAAGAGACATAATGATAAGACGTGTTATTTCTGTCCGACAAAAGAAAAACTAGTTGCTTCATGTCATTTTTTGGTTAACTGcacatttttcatgttttagatATAAACAATGTATGAATAATCTAGAAGTTATTGATGCTTCTTAACAATTTTAATGTTTTCGAATGAAACttttttattgtttatgattagtGTGATTATAATTGAAATTTGTTTGCCACTATGTGTTTCAAACGCAAGTATGAggatattttatgaaaaactgaAAGTATGATGTATTTTGTGAAAAACCAAAACTATGAGGGTATTTAgtgaaaaaacaaaattatgagggtattttgtgaaaaaatagAAGTAcgatggtattttgtgaaaaaaccgAAATTAtgatggtattttgtgaaaaaaaaatgaaagtatgatgctattttgtgaaaaaaacgaaattatgagggtattttgtgaaaaaacagAAGTATGATGATATTTTGTTAAAAAATGGAAGTACAATgatattttgtgaaaaaacaaaactatgagggtattttgtgaaaaaaatggAAGTGTGATGGTATTTTATGAAAAACCTAatttatgagggtattttgtgaaaaaaaaatggaagtacgatgatattttgtgaaaaaaagaaattatgagggtattttCTGAATACAAAACGGAAATATGATGTATTTTGTGCAAAAAGTGAAATTATGAGGGTATTCTGTGAAAAAAAATGGAAGTAtgatggtattttgtgaaaaaacgaaagtacgatgatattttgtgaaaaaagccaaataatgagggtattttgtgaaaaaaaaacagaagtatgatggtattttgtgaaaaaaaaatttatgagggtattttgtgaaaaaaacggATGTAcgatggtattttgtgaaaaaacagAAGTACAATGGTATTTTGTAAAAAACgaaattatgagggtattttgtgaaaaaaatagAAGTATGATGGTATTTATGAAAAAAACTAatttatgagggtattttgtgaaaagaCGAATatatgagggtattttgtgaaaaaaaatggaagtatgatggtattttatgaaaaaactaatttatgaatgtattttgtgaaaaaaatgcAAGTACaatggtattttgtgaaaaaacgaAATTATAAGGGTATTTTGTGGAAAAAAACGAATATAcgatggtattttgtgaaaaaaaacgataatattagggtattttgtgaaaaaaaaacggAAGTACGATggtattttgtaaaaaaaaaacaaaattatgaggatattttgtgaaaaaatggaagtataatgttattttgggttaaaaatgaaatgtttgtgCAGTTTTGGGGTAAAAATGAAAGTAGGTTGTCATTTGGGTTCAAAAGAAAACTTTTCTACAATTGTCGGTTAAAAATGAAAGTACGTTATCATTTGTggttcaaaacaaaacttttctgTAATTTTGGGTTAAAATGAAATAAAGCTATCATTTTGGGTTCAAAACGAAACTTTTCTGCAATTTTATGTTAAGAATGAAAGTAGGTTTTCATTTTGGTTAGTGTTGTTTTAATATACACATAAGTTTGATGGTTTTTAAAATTGTTGGACGATTTTGCCGGTGTGCCAAAGATGGTAATCCTCAAGAACTTAAGGATAGGGAAGTTCAAGTCGCATTAACAATAAGACCAAAAGCGAAGAATGTCAATTGCTAATTTTGATAAGTCACATAAACAATATGACCAAAAGCGAAGAATTTCAATTACTAATTTTGATAAGTCACATAAACATTTGTTGCatgataaaacaaaataaaaatatgacTTCTTTTTCTGTTTCTCCAAATGTTATAACATATTATAGTGTGGTGTTTGTGGATATTTTGAAATGTATACATGGGGCCAATGTCCTTGAGACCACAAATCGGTTCCTCTCCTATTGCTGACATAAAAGTCACAAATAGGTCCTTCCCCTTTCCAAATCCTTCCTTTATCTGtgcatcaacatcaacatcaatCAATCTCATTCAAAATTAATCACAATAAAAGAAAAGACCTACAAAAGCTCCACCGCACTCAACTCAATAATACCACAAAAAGGATATTCATGTCTTTTTGCACAAACAAGACCCCGCCCTATATTCTATATTCTTGGGTGGGACAAAAGTTAAAATTTTTGTCTCATTGTCATCGGTTGTATTCTATTATAAGTTCAAGTGAAATACACATCAAACAGAGTGGAACATGTATAATGGATTCTACATTTCGACTTTGCTttttcagaaaattaaaaaaaaatgcctGAGTTAGTTGAGCATCATCGGTAGAGAGTTTGAGGTCATCTTTGGTGTTACCATTTTCagtgagcaaactcacctcaaagaatatatatatatatatatatatatatatatatatatatatatatatatatatatatatatatatatatatatatatatataatcaaaatataatcgtaattttataaaaaaaatatattcataGGCCAGAGTAGAGAGTATCATACAAATCCATCTTCAGAAATATCAATTAGTTGGTAATCGGTTCGATTGACATGGGGGACCTGTAAAAGCGAAAAAAAGAATTGTTTGATTAGAAAAATGAAGCCAATAACTAAAATGAGAAAAAGCAGTGATATTACATACATCACAATTATGGGATGATGGAACAATATCTTCAAGCTTTTTTCCGTTAGAAATGTCGATTGCAAGAAAGTGACACTTGGCATGACCATGCTTACCAGTCTTGGAGGTGGAAACTTCCACAACCTAGCACCATGTAGGATTTCACAATATAATAGTGACTCATAATTTCATATGTCttcaatatataaatttataaataaataatatgtttGAATTGTGATAGTAAAGAAAAATTACCAATTTAAGTAAGCGACCCATCTATAAACATTTGAAAGGCTCGTGGATAGTGGAGATAGGTTGTAAAAGAAAAAGGGTTATGGAATATGGATTGCTGATGTGGTACGATAAAAAAGAAGGTTACGTATGATGTATATAGGGCACATTCATATATGTACACAACCTTGAAATATACACAAACAAAAAGAAACCACAAGAATCTGATGTAATCTAAAAGGAAGACTAGCTTCTAACGCCACTAAAAGGAAGGGTTTGCTAAATCTGTTGGAAAATTTGATTGCTACATTTGATCGATCGTCTAAACAAATCCCACAAGCAAACAAAAATCTAAGCCTATAGCaagaacaacaaaaaaaaaaaacccaaaatgcAACAAGAATCTTGAAAGCACCCACGGACGCAATCACAGAACAtcacataataaaatttatatacaTCTTGATACATTCATACGAAGCATTTTGTATTATGCAAAATCCAGACATACAAACATGTTGACTCGAAACAGACGAAAAGCAAAAAAATTCCCTAACACTGACagcataattgaaaaaaaaattcgacACAAAACTATCTAAAAATTAACACGATTAAATAAAGTATATAACTACACGACACAAGGCTTTTCCAAAACAAAACTGAGATTGAAGAAAGATGTTACCCTTCAAAGCACGATTCTTGATCACGATATAACCATTCTTGCGAATGGTACCGGCTTGTTGAGGATAAGTCTTGGAGGCTCCGACATCGGCCATGGACTGAAACTGATGCTCTTCCTCAGTACAAATGATGTGAAATCAAAAAGGTATTTTTGTGTTCGATGATACAGTCGATTATGGAATTAAATAAGTGATAAAACGGtgtagttttaatatatatatatatatatatatatatatatatatatatatatatatatatatatatatatatatatatatatatatatatatatatatatatatatattatcaaaagATAAACCAAGATAAAACGGATCCAGATCCATCTTCTATTTATgtattttattcaaatgtttattatgtttaatcttcTAGATAATTATAGATTTAGTCTTCCTTAATTGTTGTAACCGATCCATGTTAATCGGATCCCCTTGTGTATATGTACCGATCTAATTCATTGTGAAATACAAGTTTTCTCTATTCAATTATATGGTATCACAGGTCTCTTCTTTTCCTCTAAACATATTTCTCAATCGCTGATCTCATGACTACTGAAATAAACTCCTCCTCATATGTTGTCAACTCTCTTCCTCTCTCCACAAATTCTCTAACCATTTACATGAGCTGAAATTGAACTCTACCAATTACATGAGCTGGAAGACACAGATTGAAGCCCTACTCTATGGATTGGATCTTTACAAGTTCATTGATGACACTCATCTTCCCCCACAACCTACAATAACCCCTGAAGGTGTCTCTACTTCTCATGCTGATTATCCAGCATGGTTTTGACAACATCGTCTCCTTTTTGGAGTCATTGTCGGCACTCTTGCCCCTACCATTGTTCCACTGATCACCAGTGCAACTACTTCTCTTGAAGCCTGGAAAATCTTATCAAACACCTATGATAAACCATCTCAAGGCCACATGAAGCAACTCCAGCATCGCCTCAAACAAACAACTAAAACATCTGATCAGTCATGATCAGTCAATTACAGACTACATGCAAACCATCAAAACAATTGTTGATGAGTTAAGCATCCTGGCCAACAAAATGGATCAGGAAGACATCACAAACGCCATCCTCACAGGTCTTGACTCTACATCCTACAAACCTGTCATTGAAGCCATCCATGCACGTGATACACCTATATCCTTCTTTAAACTTCATGAAAAGCTCATCAACCATGAACTTTCCCAAATTCAAACACCTACCATCCCTACCACTATTCACCACCCTACTACCGCCTTTGCTGCTAACAAAAGATCTCCCAACAGGCCATGGAACAATCGTTCCACTTCCAATAATAATGTCATCTTACCCACCCCTACTTCAGCCCCAAACACGAACAATACATCCCCACGACAATTTCTTGGCAAATGTCAATATTGTTTTGTTAAAGGTCATTCCCTAACCTCATGTTATGCCTTCAAAAACAAATATCCTCAGATTGCTTTGCCATCCATACCACGAAAGACATATATTGTCAACCTTACTCAAGCTTCTATTCCTCACACCTCCAACAAAAATCCTACTTGGCTATTCGATAATGGAGCATCTCATCATGATACAAATGATCTCAATGCACTGTCTCTCCACACACCTTATGATGGAACTGATGAGATGGTTATTGGTGATGGTTCGTCTCTTACTATCTCTCATATTGGCTCTCTTTCTCTAAAATTTTCTACTACTACCTTCACTCTCACTCATGTCCTTTTTGTTCCTTCTATTTCCAAAAACATCATCTCTATTTCTCTTTTATGTATTGATAATACTATACTAATCCAATTCTACTCATTCTACACATCCACATCTGGCTTTCCTCTCCAATAAATCCATCCCATGGCATCATTGACTTGGGCATCGGCATCTTAGAGTCTTACAGCACTTAGCTTCTACTATTCCAACAATTACATCATTGCGAAACAATTGTAATTCTTGTTTCATTAATAAAAGCCATAAACTTCCATTCTTTAATACTTCTGATACTTCAACACGTCCTCTTGAATTAAAATTTTCAGATGTTTGGACTTCTCCAATTCACTCACTAGATGATTACAAATACTATATTATTTTTGTTGATCATTTTACCAAATACACATGGTTGTACCCATTAAAACACAAGTCTGACTCTCTCAACACCTTCATATGTTTTCAAAAACTTGATGAAAACTTTTTCCAACTCAAAATCAGACAATTCTTCTCTAATAATGGAGGCGAATACCTTAAACTAGCCCCTCACCTTGCTTCATGTGGTATCTCCCACCTCACATCTCCTCCACATACCCCTAACCACAAT is part of the Lactuca sativa cultivar Salinas chromosome 7, Lsat_Salinas_v11, whole genome shotgun sequence genome and harbors:
- the LOC111894022 gene encoding protein FAR1-RELATED SEQUENCE 5-like, translated to MVLETEATDKAIKPYINKNVDINNFVEATYETEELSDFGVNIKIDKDDVDDERILGKVFDTPDDAYTFYNDYSFLHGFGIRRDDTIKNPNTNEPFRKIYVCNKEGFKRMDKNDSSENEKKRHRDVRTGCQAMLRITRQEDGKW
- the LOC111894023 gene encoding eukaryotic translation initiation factor 5A, translated to MSESEEHQFQSMADVGASKTYPQQAGTIRKNGYIVIKNRALKGNIFLQSQFCFGKALCRVVEVSTSKTGKHGHAKCHFLAIDISNGKKLEDIVPSSHNCDVPHVNRTDYQLIDISEDGFVSLLTENGNTKDDLKLSTDDAQLTQIKEGFGKGKDLFVTFMSAIGEEPICGLKDIGPIIPS